From Bombus huntii isolate Logan2020A chromosome 4, iyBomHunt1.1, whole genome shotgun sequence, one genomic window encodes:
- the LOC126865246 gene encoding zinc finger protein ZIC 1-like has translation MIVYVPGRMPSHVGPYGSVRYPGTLLGVVPGFYSPISGYSTSPNPSYYESLSLQQQAPLDLPVWPRSMPIEEELATSPSAVIPGLGVSPDGLANGGPPSPAHSDSDASNSSLELGSIRRGENAQLKCRWQNCGRWFTSLEQLAGHVARLHAAPGPRGLFYCGWEGCARGERGFNARYKMLVHVRTHTNEKPHHCFQCDKSFSRAENLKIHARSHTGERPYVCPVEGCNKAYSNSSDRFKHTRTHAVDKPYCCKVPGCPKRYTDPSSLRKHVKTYRHYVNNNDKVQEKSFEENNSQEKARFDTVTPEKQSSSTHSESSDKKDSSIESSVSGSSPKASNSFEEQRNFVEWNNMYNLQDQRKEQEHITPRKTYEQEVKIYPRIYDESYIIPDRIQVNPMYVSNNPIIKESPPQSVQSVSPRTSPHHVPDTLPHIGMQSTPIKIEEPIECPSKVSTVDYRNIESIINSTPCKKENVVICDPVRHSVIKRAEDLKMEVEQIPTKEDMCKDTTDCCCRHKCCVHSNDNILEKTKILSDLILKTQNPLFRHLLGTVDLQYGLQNMWGNIVDTNNTCGQDLRVKNENVVEMEQDLPLDLTINK, from the exons ATGATCGTTTACGTTCCGGGTAGAATGCCAAGCCACGTTGGTCCGTACGGCTCTGTTCGCTATCCGGGCACGCTGCTAGGAGTGGTGCCGGGTTTTTACAGCCCGATTTCCGGTTACTCGACCAGCCCAAACCCCAGCTACTACGAGAGCCTCAGCCTGCAACAACAAGCACCGCTGGACCTTCCGGTTTGGCCACGAAGCATGCCGATCGAGGAAGAACTCGCAACTTCCCCGTCGGCCGTGATACCGGGTTTGGGAGTCTCGCCGGATGGTTTGGCAAACGGTGGACCACCTAGTCCAGCTCACAGCGACTCGGACGCCTCCAATTCCAGCTTGGAACTTGGCTCCATTCGACGCGGCGAAAATGCTCAACTAAAATGCAG ATGGCAAAATTGTGGTCGTTGGTTCACATCCTTGGAACAGCTGGCAGGACACGTTGCGCGACTTCATGCTGCGCCCGGACCACGTGGTCTTTTTTACTGTGGCTGGGAAGGGTGTGCCAGAGGTGAACGTGGATTTAACGCCAG GTACAAGATGCTGGTGCACGTTCGAACGCACACGAACGAGAAACCGCATCACTGTTTCCAATGCGACAAAAGCTTCAGCAGAGCGGAAAACCTAAAGATTCACGCTCGTTCTCATACCGGTGAACGCCCTTACGTCTGCCCCGTTGAAGGCTGCAACAAAGCTTACTCCAACTCCTCGGACAGGTTCAAGCACACCAGAACTCACGCCGTGGACAAGCCTTACTGCTGCAAGGTACCTGGCTGTCCCAAGAGGTACACCGATCCTTCCTCCCTGCGTAAACACGTGAAAACCTACAGACACTACGTGAATAATAACGACAAGGTGCAAGAGAAAAGTTTCGAGGAAAACAATTCACAGGAGAAGGCGAGATTCGATACCGTAACGCCGGAGAAGCAGAGCAGCAGTACCCATTCCGAGTCGTCCGACAAGAAAGACAGCAGCATCGAGAGCAGCGTATCAGGGTCTAGTCCAAAGGCCAGCAATAGCTTCGAGGAGCAAAGGAATTTCGTCGAGTGGAATAACATGTACAACCTGCAAGATCAACGCAAGGAACAGGAGCACATCACGCCGAGAAAGACCTACGAACAAGAAGTGAAGATCTATCCGAGAATTTATGACGAGAGTTACATAATACCGGACAGAATTCAGGTGAATCCCATGTACGTATCCAACAACCCGATCATCAAGGAGAGCCCACCTCAATCGGTTCAGTCGGTCTCGCCTCGGACCAGTCCGCACCATGTCCCCGACACGTTGCCTCATATCGGAATGCAGTCGACGCCCATCAAAATCGAGGAACCCATCGAATGCCCCAGTAAGGTCAGCACGGTCGATTACAGGAACATCGAGTCGATTATCAACAGCACGCCCTGCAAAAAGGAGAACGTTGTTATTTGCGATCCAGTGAGACATTCTGTGATAAAACGAGCGGAAGACCTGAAAATGGAGGTCGAGCAAATACCGACCAAGGAGGATATGTGCAAAGACACCACCGATTGCTGTTGTCGTCACAAGTGTTGCGTGCACAGTAACGACAATATCTTGGAGAAAACGAAGATCCTGTCGGATTTAATCCTCAAGACGCAGAATCCTCTGTTCAGACACCTGTTGGGCACGGTGGATCTGCAATACGGATTACAGAATATGTGGGGCAACATTGTGGACACGAACAATACATGCGGACAAGACCTTCGAGTTAAGAACGAGAATGTGGTAGAGATGGAGCAGGATCTTCCATTGGATTTGACAATCAATAAATAA
- the LOC126865244 gene encoding nuclear pore complex protein Nup54 — translation MSFGTGFGGTTSTPAPAFSFGATASTTATPVKPGFGTPSFGFSTPATSAPSLFGSSSTPATGGFGSGTTFGTPAATGFGNTATGGFASAPTFAASATSFGTTPVFGTPASSGTAFGTTSAFGSTPASTTGFGTFGTTTTSSLGFGGFSGFGTTTTTSAPSLFGGFGTTSTAPTFGTSTGFGAFGAKPTATTTTTGFGGFGTGTGFAGFGSGLAQTQQQFQQQQQQQQPVNTISEALYNAVFNCQLYNDERDNIIARWNLIQALWGTGKAYYYMNAPPIELNQENPLCRFKAIGYSRMPDADNNDGLVVLCFNKKKKDVKEGEAQLIGFMNNILGNKPNLSLTIDNIKATGEDKSQVTIFITEKGITGAPRKIPASELVAYLSQPMQKQQLVQNGVEDMLPLVKLDPAQLKEYLDNPPCSIDPRLWKQAQLDNPNPELYIPVPMIGFQQVKHRLKCQEEETTRHRNFLDMAADEIQRLQRQHTAIQARLKEHRRTLLELQHRVLQVLVRQEITRKVGLSLQPEEEVLTRRFESMHSQVSAPTQFKGRISEMLSQLRMRNHIDTQNQERYAMDPIAQDDIKAYLTMEQQGMAQLIATINSDLESLKIIKDGMSELLMSHNIS, via the exons ATGTCATTTGGTACGGGATTCGGAGGAACAACTTCGACACCCGCTCCTGCGTTTAGCTTTGGTGCAACGGCTTCCACTACGGCGACACCAGTAAAACCGG GGTTTGGAACGCCATCTTTTGGATTTAGTACGCCGGCTACCTCAGCACCAAGTCTCTTCGGTTCCTCTTCGACTCCAGCAACAGGAGGATTTGGAAGTGGTACCACTTTTGGTACGCCAGCTGCAACTGGTTTTGGCAACACAGCAACAGGTGGTTTTGCCTCGGCACCTACTTTTGCTGCTTCCGCTACTAGTTTTGGAACTACTCCAGTGTTTGGTACGCCTGCTTCATCGGGCACTGCATTCGGCACCACTTCTGCTTTTGGTAGCACACCAGCCTCTACCACTGGATTCGGTACATTTGGAACCACTACAACATCCTCTTTAGGCTTTGGTGGTTTCAGTGGATTTGGGACTACAACAACCACCTCTGCGCCTTCCCTCTTTGGAGGATTTGGTACTACAAGTACAGCCCCTACTTTTGGTACATCTACAGGTTTTGGTGCTTTCGGCGCAAAACCAACGGCAACAACTACAACCACTGGCTTTGGTGGTTTTGGTACAG GTACAGGATTTGCGGGGTTTGGATCTGGGTTAGCACAGACTCAACAACAGTTtcagcaacaacaacagcagcaacagccCGTTAATACCATATCCGAAGCGTTATACAATGCCGTATTTAATTGCCAGTTATATAACGATGAACGTGACAATATTATCGCGAGATGGAACCTCATACAAGCTTTATGGGGAACTGGAAaagcttattattatatgaatGCTCCACCTATAGAGCTTAATCAAGAAAATCCACTATGTAGATTCAAAGCTATCGGGTACAGTCGGATGCCCGATGCTGATAACAACGACGGTCTCGTAGTACTCTGTttcaataaaaagaaaaaggatgTTAAAGAGGGCGAGGCACAATTGATCGGttttatgaataatattttggGAAATAAACCGAATTTATCGCTTACAATAGACAATATTAAAGCAACTGGAGAAGACAAAAGTCAGGTGACCATTTTTATCACTGAAAAAGGAATTACTGGAGCTCCAAGAAAAATCCCTGCCAGCGAGTTAGTTGCGTATTTATCGCAACCGATGCAGAAGCAACAATTAGTGCAAAATGGTGTAGAAGATATGTTACCTTTAGTAAAATTAGATCCCGCACAGCTTAAGGAATACTTAGACAATCCGCCTTGTTCAATCGATCCACGATTATGGAAACAGGCTCAACTGGACAATCCCAATCCAGAACTTTATATACCTGTGCCAATGATCGGCTTCCAACAAGTTAAACACAGGTTAAAGTgtcaagaagaagaaacaacaAGGCATAGAAATTTCCTAGACATGGCGGCTGATGAAATACAAAGATTACAGAGACAACATACGGCGATACAAGCTAGATTAAAGGAACATCGGAGGACTCTGTTAGAACTACAACACAGGGTGTTGCAG gTACTGGTACGTCAAGAAATTACACGTAAAGTTGGGTTGTCTCTGCAACCGGAGGAAGAAGTTCTAACACGTAGGTTCGAATCTATGCATTCCCAAGTTAGCGCTCCAACTCAGTTCAAAGGTAGAATTAGTGAAATGCTTTCTCAATTGAGAATGAGAAATCATATAGACACACAAAATCAGGAAAGGTATGCGATGGACCCTATAGCACAGGATGACATAAAAGCG tacctaacaatGGAGCAACAGGGCATGGCACAACTTATAGCAACGATAAACTCCGATCTAGAAAGTTTGAAAATCATTAAAGACGGCATGTCTGAACTCTTAATGAGTCATAATATATCGTGA